From a single Stomoxys calcitrans chromosome 4, idStoCalc2.1, whole genome shotgun sequence genomic region:
- the LOC131996735 gene encoding uncharacterized protein LOC131996735: MDEFRQTFISSNIDIICVSETWFHSDIADSIYELQGYKLFRSDRVTNAGGVCMYLRNELKCNLKLKSNNDNPMEYLFLELFCADNKKILVGTVYRPNRNVPFGYFTDAIEELTVFYSDVIISGDYNSNLLSESKFADAMNTFGLYSVNTTIPTHYSHTGNTLIDAIFVNCREKILLYDQLSAPSFSKHDLLFIKYDVNLKKNQTEYLIRDFRKLNYNLLNDLSNNIAWDAIYGYESVEDQVSFMQHHISLLYDYCVPLRIIKGIHKQQPWFTPEVKNLIQRRDTLYKRWKYYKTTILYNNFKEARRQVNEKIKVLKTEYYRQKFTTAVNSGSKWKVIRSIGIGKKNISTPDMNVEDLNQMFANHQNLTPNSSINNFSNNDFRPIAILPYLSKVLERVMHKQINNYICTNKLLTERQSGFRSQRSCITALTDVIENLRLNMDNNMLSILMMFNFIQVHI, translated from the exons ATGGACGAATTCAGGCAGACGTTCATCTCatcaaatatcgatattataTGTGTATCTGAGACATGGTTCCACTCAGACATTGCAGACTCCATCTATGAGCTACAAGGCTACAAACTTTTTCGATCCGACAGAGTAACCAATGCCGGTGGTGTGTGCATGTATCTTCGAAATGAACTTAAATGtaatttaaaacttaaatctaaTAATGATAATCCAATGGAATATTTATTCCTGGAGTTGTTTTGTgctgataataaaaaaattcttgttgGAACAGTATACAGACCAAATCGCAACGTTCCATTTGGCTATTTTACCGATGCAATTGAAGAACTCACAGTATTCTATAGTGATGTAATTATTTCTGGAGATTATAATAGCAATCTACTTTCTGAAAGTAAATTTGCTGATGCCATGAATACTTTTGGACTATATTCCGTAAATACCACAATTCCTACACACTACTCTCACACTGGAAATACTCTGATTGATGCCATTTTCGTTAATTGTCGGGAAAAAATTCTTCTGTATGATCAACTTTCTGCACCCTCATTTTCCAAACACGACTTATTATTTATAAAGTACGATGTAAATCTAAAGAAAAATCAAACAGAATACCTGATTCGCGATTTTCGAAAACTTAACTACAACTTGTTGAACGATTTATCTAACAATATTGCATGGGATGCAATATATGGTTATGAATCTGTTGAGGACCAAGTTAGTTTTATGCAACATCACATTTCTTTGCTATATGACTATTGTGTACCCCTGCGAATAATAAAAGGTATACATAAACAACAGCCTTGGTTTACCCCCGAAGTCAAAAATTTGATTCAAAGAAGAGATACCCTATATAAACGTTGGAAATATTATAAAACAACAATTCTATATAACAATTTCAAAGAAGCAAGACGCCAGGTCAATGAGAAAATCAAAGTATTGAAAACGGAATACTATCGTCAGAAATTTACCACGGCAGTAAATAGTGGATCAAAATGGAAGGTTATTCGTAGTATTGGCATcggaaagaaaaatatttccacTCCGGACATGAATGTTGAGGATTTAAATCAAATGTTTGCTAACCACCAAAATCTGACACCAAACTCTTCAATCAATAATTTC TCCAACAATGACTTTCGACCAATTGCAATTTTACCGTATTTATCTAAAGTTTTGGAACGCGTAATGCATAAGCAGATTAATAATTACATATGCACAAATAAATTACTAACGGAGCGACAGTCTGGTTTTAGATCCCAAAGGAGTTGCATAACTGCACTTACCGATGTTATTGAGAATCTGAGATTGAATATGGACAACAACATGTTATCAATTCTG atgatgttcAACTTTATACAAGTACACATCTAA